The genomic window CTGGGATATCTATCTCCGAGAAACAAGGAACTGACTCTCTCCGCCTCACTCATAAATATGTCATGGAGTCGGAGCCGGTACTTGTCCTCGGATATGTACTTCTTGACCGAGGCCACTGCCATCTGCTTGGTGAGCGGATGGCGCGAGGCGTCCATCGCCTCCATCGCCTCGATCTTTTCCTTGATCTGGCCGAAGAACGCGTCGGCTCCCATGCCCTTAATGACTTGAGCATTCCGACGCGTGCATATCTCCGCCGCCTTTCCAGACACGTCGCTGTATGCCGACCAATAGGTCGTGAAGCGGCGGTTGGGGCACCTCTCAATGGCAGAGCGAAGCGCCACGTCCCACTCGGCCGACCATCCGCAAACGATCAGCCCGTACTCGTCGAACACCTGGTCAAGGAGCTTGTCCATCTCCGGCTCGTACTCGGCGAGCTCTGCCTGGGTATTCTTGATGCGGATGTCCGTGTAATCGCCGTGAAGCTTGATGATCGTGCATTTCGAGTGGACCAAGGGCGTCGCGCCCTTGGCCTGATCGGCACTCGCAATCACGTTCGGCGTGATTCCGACGGCACCAAGGGCCTGCTCCATCAGGCGGTCGAAGTTCGTCGTGACGATGACGCGGATGAGCCCCTTCGCCACGAGCTCTGCAATGGCCCTATGCGCCTCCGTTGGAATCTTCTTCCCTTCCTCGATCTCCTCGGGCGTAGGATCGAAATACGGGCGTAGCGTGAAATGGCGGTCGGTTTCCTTCTTGGCGAGTTCTTCCAGCAGTACCGAGTAATCCGGCTGTTGGCCGAACGTTTCCTGATACCAGTCGGCCGGGTCTTTGTCTTCGGCGCCGGATAGAGTTGCCAGTCTCTTTGCAAGGTCGAGGGTGATCTCCCATCCAGTCTGGATACCGGAAGAGCGGGAGACGCCCGATCCGAGCAGGACTGCATAAACGCCCTTGGCGGAATAAACCGAGAACGCGAGTGAGACTAGTGGGTCGAGCATAGATCACCGGCAACGTGGTCGGGGCATCAGCGTCGAGGCACGAGTGTTCGCCAGTATAGCACGCCCGCTAGGCGTCCGGCATCAACACCTCGAGGCCTGCCACCCTCAGCAGGCCCCGGATAACCTGCCCGTCTGTCGACAGCTTCAGGCCCGGGCCGCGACACTCTTCGCAGCGACGGGTCCTGGGCACGCCGGGCCACTCAGACTCGCGGCCGTGGCACTCGCAGAGGGGGCACGGGACGAAGATGGGGATGGGGTTCATGGCTTTTCGCCGAGCTGGGGCAGTTAGGATACAAGTGTATGGAACCCGGAGACGTGCAAGGACGCCCAGGGGAGAGTCAAAGGGGACAGGAGAGTCAAAGGGGTCGGGAGCCGAAGAGTCAAAGGGGCCACAAATCGTCAACTGTCCGAGACGCTACGTGGCCGAATTCCGAGGGCCGCGGGGTCAAGCCGAGTTTCCGGATGTTCTTGAGGTCAAGGTTTCGCCACTATCCGATCGCATAATGCTTATCATAGTGGTGATTCATGATGAAAACGCCATCGGCCACGTGATGGCTCGTGTTGATGACAGGCGGGTCATCGCGGCGGACGACGACGAACGCGGCCGGGTCGTGGCTTGCATGGAGAGGGCAGTGCGGCGGTCGGGCTGGATCGCCTGTGCCTGCGTGCCGATGGCCAATCGCCTCCACCTGGTCGTCAAGACGCCGCGGGCCAACCTCGCCAGGGCATGAAGCTCTTCCTCTCGGCCCATGCCAACGGCCGGGCTCCGCGGCGTTCGGGAGGCCGGCGGAGGCCCGGGCGAACGCGGCCGCTGGCGTCCCGTTCGTGAGTTGGGTTATCATGGCCCGCCGCTCGGGGGCGGGGTGGACTCGCGGGCCCGGAGGGGGCGGGACCGGGGCGGGCGCAAGGTCGGTCGATTCACGAACGGGACGAGTGGCCATGTCGGGGCTCATCCTCCTCGATCGGGAGCGGACGGTCGCCCCGGACGGGTTCAACCGGTGGCTCATCCCGCCCGCGGCGATGGCCGTGCACCTGTGCATCGGCGAGGTCTACGGCTTCAGCGTCTTCAACGTGCCCCTGACCCGCGTGGTCGGCGTCGCGGAGTCGATCCCCGGTCGCGACTGGACGATCCCGGAGGTCGGGTGGATCTACTCGATCGCCCTGATCCTGCTCGGGCTCTCGGCCGCGGTGCTCGGCCGGTGGGTGGAGCGCGTTGGGCCGAGGAAGACCATCGTCGCCAGCGCCGCCTGCTTCTGCGGCGGGCTGTGGCTGTCCGCCCTGGGCGTCTCCCTCCACAGCATCGGGCTGCTCTACCTGGGGTATGGGGTCCTCGGGGGGATTGGGCTGGGGCTCGGTTATATTGCGCCGGTCTCGACCCTGGTGAAATGGTTCCCCGACCGGCCGGGCATGGCGACCGGCCTGGCCATCATGGGCTTCGGCGGCGGTGCCCTGATCGGTGCCCCGCTCGGCGTGGAGCTGATGGGGGCCTTCCGGTCGGCCGGCTCGGTCGGCGTGGAGGAGGCCTTCCTGATCCTGGGCGTCGTCTATGGCGCCTTCATGCTCTTCGGCGCGTTCACGATCCGGGTGCCCGCGACCGGGTGGCGGCCGGAGGGGTATGTCCCCCCGGCGAGGCCGAGGCCGCTGGTCACGCATGCGGACGTCCACGTCGATCACGCCTGGAGGACGCGCCCGTTCTGGCTCCTGTGGGCGGTCCTCTGCCTGAACGTCACGGCCGGGATCGGCATCCTCGGCCAGGCCTCGCTGATCTGCCAGGACATGTTCGGGGTCTCGGCGTCGGTCGGCGGCGGGTTCGCGGGCCTGCTCAGCCTGTTCAACATGGGGGGCCGCCTCTTCTGGTCCTCGATCTCCGACCTGACCGGGCGGAAGGCCATCTACTGCGTCTTCTTCCTCCTGGGGGCGTGCCTCTACGCGATGATCCCCGCCGCCCAGCGGTCGCACAGCGTGGGCCTCTTCGTCGCGCTCACGGCGCTCATCATCTCGATGTACGGCGGGGGGTTCGCCACGACCCCCGCGTACCTCCGCGACCTCTTCGGCACCATGCACCTGGGGGCCATCCACGGCCGCCTGATCACCGCGTGGTCGATGGCGGCGGTCCTCGGCCCCCAGATGGTCAACTACCTCTCGACCTACCGGATCGGGCGAGGCGTGCCGAGGGCGGAGGCCTACAACGCGACGATGTACCTGATGGCGGGCCTCCTCCTCGTCGGCCTGGCCTGCAACCTCCTCATCCGCCCGGTCGACGAGCGGTTCCACCACCGCGAGGCCCCCGCGCCCGGCCCCGCGCCGGCCGAGGCCGGGTGACCCGATCCGTCCCTCCCCCCCGATCCGATCCGGAGCGAGCCCATGGCCGACACCGAACGGAAGACCTCGCGGGAGTCCTCGACGCTGCGGATCGCGGCCTCCTGGCTGCTCGTGCTGATCCCGCTGGGATGGGGCGTCGTCCAGAGCGTGGCCAAGTCGGTGCCGCTGTTCCGGGCGTCCTCCGCCCCGGGGACGCCCCCCGCGAACGCCGGCCGCTGACGGGGCGGGGCCCGACTCTACCCGTCGCAGGCCCCGGCGGCCCCCGGCGGGCTGACGCCGACGCCCGGCGCTCCGTGTCCGTCCCATCAGTACGGCGTGGTCGAGCCCGGAGGCCCTCCGGCTCCCCCCCGGGCAACCTTATCGTTGCCGACAAATCGAGCCGGGTGGGCCTTCCGATCCCTCCCCCGACCGTGGCTGACCGCCCGACACATTTGTCCGCCTGGAGACGATGGACTCTCCCCTCCCCCCCGGTGGGGGAGGGTCAGGGAGAGGGGGGCAGGGCCCCTCGATCGCGGGACGAGGCTCCGAA from Aquisphaera giovannonii includes these protein-coding regions:
- a CDS encoding SIR2 family protein: MLDPLVSLAFSVYSAKGVYAVLLGSGVSRSSGIQTGWEITLDLAKRLATLSGAEDKDPADWYQETFGQQPDYSVLLEELAKKETDRHFTLRPYFDPTPEEIEEGKKIPTEAHRAIAELVAKGLIRVIVTTNFDRLMEQALGAVGITPNVIASADQAKGATPLVHSKCTIIKLHGDYTDIRIKNTQAELAEYEPEMDKLLDQVFDEYGLIVCGWSAEWDVALRSAIERCPNRRFTTYWSAYSDVSGKAAEICTRRNAQVIKGMGADAFFGQIKEKIEAMEAMDASRHPLTKQMAVASVKKYISEDKYRLRLHDIFMSEAERVSSLFLGDRYPRRNLSMNFRDLAPRISSYEADSGPLLAMLIAGGFWGTDAKLWVRCLECVASASEMNDCVEDVCHVALYPVRLLMYGCGVAAAAAKRDDAVAALLTQCRTGKRAKNSLWHRIGDSYLVQLFEGIAKNLPGADAFEKLPASQHLFDKLRPEFYGYVSGEREFREAFNRFEYIAALSYADQEDMRNPSSLDVWGPHGLFVLQGGGAVAAELQKLIDQVGPDMSLLKAGAFGGSIDRLKSIKSRFDQRFERYTGAMGYEWN
- a CDS encoding OFA family MFS transporter, which gives rise to MSGLILLDRERTVAPDGFNRWLIPPAAMAVHLCIGEVYGFSVFNVPLTRVVGVAESIPGRDWTIPEVGWIYSIALILLGLSAAVLGRWVERVGPRKTIVASAACFCGGLWLSALGVSLHSIGLLYLGYGVLGGIGLGLGYIAPVSTLVKWFPDRPGMATGLAIMGFGGGALIGAPLGVELMGAFRSAGSVGVEEAFLILGVVYGAFMLFGAFTIRVPATGWRPEGYVPPARPRPLVTHADVHVDHAWRTRPFWLLWAVLCLNVTAGIGILGQASLICQDMFGVSASVGGGFAGLLSLFNMGGRLFWSSISDLTGRKAIYCVFFLLGACLYAMIPAAQRSHSVGLFVALTALIISMYGGGFATTPAYLRDLFGTMHLGAIHGRLITAWSMAAVLGPQMVNYLSTYRIGRGVPRAEAYNATMYLMAGLLLVGLACNLLIRPVDERFHHREAPAPGPAPAEAG
- a CDS encoding MFS transporter small subunit, which translates into the protein MADTERKTSRESSTLRIAASWLLVLIPLGWGVVQSVAKSVPLFRASSAPGTPPANAGR